One region of Bombyx mori chromosome 27, ASM3026992v2 genomic DNA includes:
- the LOC119628420 gene encoding Na(+)/H(+) exchange regulatory cofactor NHE-RF1, whose translation MSANGSAAIEPRLCHVRKTPDFDGYGFNLHAEKGKPGQYIGKVDDGSPAETAGLKRGDRILEVNGHSIAGETHKQVVARIKERPDDAELLVIAPAPGDQMPDLDVPVPEKTPPPSEAPRDSPSPTEPPKLNLQMTAAEMRAHLAAKKKFDPKKVPMDLRSKFDIVKKL comes from the coding sequence ATGTCCGCGAACGGGTCGGCGGCCATCGAGCCACGACTCTGCCACGTGCGGAAGACGCCAGACTTCGACGGCTACGGATTTAATTTGCACGCAGAAAAAGGCAAACCCGGTCAGTACATCGGTAAGGTTGACGATGGCTCTCCGGCAGAGACCGCTGGCTTAAAACGCGGCGACCGCATCCTCGAAGTGAACGGCCACAGTATTGCCGGCGAGACCCACAAGCAAGTGGTGGCTCGCATCAAGGAGCGGCCCGATGACGCCGAGCTGCTGGTGATAGCACCGGCCCCGGGGGACCAGATGCCCGATTTGGACGTGCCGGTGCCGGAAAAGACCCCTCCGCCTAGCGAAGCGCCCCGGGACAGTCCGTCGCCGACCGAACCTCCTAAGCTGAACCTGCAGATGACCGCGGCCGAGATGCGAGCACATCTCGCCGCCAAGAAGAAGTTCGACCCTAAGAAAGTGCCGATGGACCTTAGGTCCAAGTTTGACATCGTGAAGAAACTGTGA